The Leishmania donovani BPK282A1 complete genome, chromosome 23 genome contains a region encoding:
- a CDS encoding 5'-3' exonuclease XRNC, putative produces the protein MGVPLLLTWLRKRFADCFMPADSAVTDYIRESTDNLFIDLNSFLYQAATIITATHRSLRFDSVDEVEDVVLRKLFDLLDDLVMNLVQPKALVYIAVDGVSPLGKMSQQRARRRRGARRQPSASSSSPSRHHEPAGNINDLWDSNCISVGTRFMAKVTEALHFYAVSRTERINAKRLREERVRIDKADASVDSAAGDSAGAPYVFPFLSIIVDDVLRPGEGENKIAEFIRRIRADPSYGPNTSHVICSSDTDVTVTSLILHEPRIHVLRYEPPVSLGGKLPMKSQPPPQHHHHHRSHHQHVRFSSHPHRGSGPSSHGPRRVDGRSGHAHHGAPRPSPRHGAGAAAQPPPPKDSWLSTFFSIHVFRQRLRGILHLSPSSDAASALAGAAVPSVDAEEAALTFEHALHDVVFVLLLFGNDFLPTIGGSIQEGTLDALLSLLATDFVPRGRTLVDPATNRIQYASARYLLSCLAELPGNAKKGGSGGRLQVHNGGSDALDWGFTAEKEAKERDPAFIERQQRREKQHERMCYCYWTMLQWALQYSAGIVEHWGCYYPYGRAPPLSKLATYCGVLTYSALGEIARRRLEMNAAAGRATSSIDGEVGNANEEEDDDDAMDGLPTSVLQAGEAGTAVVDAAERGKPTDVMVQLLILIPPRSVALLPTVFRHHYKEVEAAVQAPVEQLNLVSIGAWCEEKKRSLSEEERTRFTAYQFFASDADLGTAEAPFPARDIAFTAYWNGPAVEAELAALRVSKKAAISAAAGITFTAGATSSTSAAGLQSRAASFFSMGRRPASGTSSNGGAAALLATINITSARASPPPAPATAEIATPLEETPASPSTEATPALQQQHQPVKLQHPAGDYVLWVVPCDALQDALMVKALGTVHGNRFCVGSYVPLVEQDAVLSRSGGPRQEVRLQFRLAVAPMITDTTYGARLLSGYEEPAEVGMRERIAEARKEEADRADPWKQLDKMQTLRQERKRARDVENVHASGEGELDGDLAHAAPPSAGDDGQMPQEVELQERPPPQQVTVDTVDSTVQVADAEALLKLRKEEARRRLTALKAARQAAQQDE, from the coding sequence ATgggtgtgccgctgctcttgaCCTGGCTGCGGAAGCGTTTTGCTGACTGCTTCATGCCAGCCGACAGCGCGGTCACCGACTACATCCGCGAAAGCACAGACAACCTTTTTATTGATCTCAACTCCTTCTTGTACCAGGCCGCCACCATCATTACGGCGACGCACCGCTCGCTCCGCTTCGACTCGGTTGATGAAGTGGAGGATGTAGTGCTGCGCAAGCTGTTTGACCTCCTCGACGACCTCGTCATGAACCTCGTTCAGCCCAAGGCGCTGGTGTACATCGCGGTAGATGGCGTATCGCCACTGGGCAAGatgtcgcagcagcgtgcgcggcggcgtcgtggagcgcgccggcagccgtccgcctcgtcgtcttcgccttctcgccATCACGAGCCGGCGGGCAACATCAACGACCTGTGGGACAGCAACTGCATCAGCGTCGGGACGCGCTTCATGGCCAaggtgacggaggcgctACACTTTTACGCCGTGAGCAGGACAGAACGAATCAACGCGAAGCGACTTCGCGAAGAGCGGGTCCGCATTGACAAGGCCGACGCGTCAGTGGACTCTGCCGCCGGCGACTCCGCCGGCGCGCCGTACGTGTTCCCCTTCCTCAGCATCATTGTCGACGATGTGCTGCGCcccggcgagggcgagaaCAAGATCGCCGAGTTCAtccgccgcatccgcgcTGATCCGAGCTACGGCCCGAACACGTCGCACGTCATCTGCAGCTCCGACACGGACGTCACCGTAACCAGCCTAATCCTGCACGAGCCACGCATCCATGTCCTGCGCTACGAGCCGCCAGTCTCGCTGGGAGGTAAGCTGCCCATGAAGTCTCAGCCACCGCCTCAGCATCACCATCATcaccgcagccaccaccagcacgtGCGTTTCTCCTCTCATCCACATCGCGGCAGTGGTCCTTCGTCGCACGGGCCCCGTCGGGTCGACGGACGGAGCGGCCATGCGCATCACGGCGCACCAcgcccctctccgcgccacggcgccggtgccgctgcgcagccacCGCCCCCGAAAGACAGCTGGCTCTCCACCTTCTTTAGCATTCACGTCTttcggcagcggctgcgtggcATCCTTCATTTGTCACcaagcagcgacgccgcttccgccctcgcgggcgccgctgtgcccTCGGTGGACGCCGAGGAAGCCGCCCTCACCTTTGAGCACGCCCTGCACGATGTTGTCTtcgtgttgctgctcttcgGCAACGACTTCCTGCCCACCATCGGCGGAAGCATCCAGGAGGGCACGTtggatgcgctgctctcgctgctggcgacCGACTTTGTGCCGCGTGGGCGCACCTTGGTGGACCCGGCAACAAACCGCATCCAGTATGCGTCTGCACGCTACCTGCTCAGTTGCCTGGCGGAGCTGCCAGGCAATGCAAAGAAAGGTGGAAGTGGAGGTCGTCTGCAGGTGCACAACGGCGGCTCCGACGCGCTGGACTGGGGCTTCACAGCcgaaaaagaagcgaaggAGCGCGACCCCGCCTTTatcgagcggcagcagcggcgcgagaAGCAGCATGAGCGCATGTGCTACTGCTACTGGACGATGCTGCAGTGGGCACTGCAGTACAGCGCCGGCATTGTGGAGCACTGGGGCTGCTACTACCCGTACGGCAGGGCACCCCCCTTGTCAAAGCTTGCCACATACTGCGGTGTGCTCACCTACAGCGCACTCGGGGAGAttgcgcgacggcgactgGAGatgaacgccgccgctgggcGTGCCACGAGTAGCATCGATGGCGAGGTCGGAAACgccaacgaggaggaggacgatgacgacgccATGGACGGGCTTCCGACGTCAGTGCTGCAGGCCGGGGAGGCTGGCACGGCGGTGGTCGATGCTGCAGAGCGAGGCAAGCCGACGGATGTgatggtgcagctgctgatcCTTATCCCTCCGCGCagtgtggcgctgctgcccactGTCTTTCGGCATCACTACAAGGAAGTCGAGGCGGCTGTGCAAGCGCccgtggagcagctgaacCTAGTGTCCATCGGTGCCTGGTgcgaggagaagaagcggtCGCTTAGCGAGGAAGAGCGGACGCGCTTCACAGCGTACCAGTTCTTCGCCTCCGACGCCGATCtcggcaccgccgaggcACCGTTTCCCGCGCGAGACATCGCCTTTACCGCCTATTGGAACGGCCCTGCCGTCGAGGCGGAgttggcagcgctgcgggtGAGCAAGAAGGCAGCAATaagtgctgccgctggcatCACCTTCACGGCCGGCGCCACGTCGTCCACTTCGGCGGCGGGACTGCAGAGTAGGGCCGCCTCCTTTTTCAGCATGGGTCGTCGGCCGGCTTCCGGCACCTCAAGCaatggcggcgcagcagcactctTGGCAACAATCAACATCACAAGCGCACgtgcctcgccgccaccggcgccggccACGGCGGAGATTGCGACGCCACTCGAAGAGACGCCTGCAAGCCCGTCGACTGAAGCAACTccggcactgcagcagcagcatcagcccGTAAAGCTGCAGCACCCAGCAGGCGACTACGTACTCTGGGTGGTCCCATGCGACGCTCTGCAAGACGCGCTGATGGTCAAGGCGCTGGGTACGGTGCACGGGAACCGCTTCTGCGTGGGCAGCTACGTGCCGCTTGTGGAGCAAGACGCCGTACTCAGTCGCAGCGGTGGGCCACGGCAGGAAGTGCGGCTGCAGTTCCGCCTGGCTGTGGCCCCAATGATCACGGACACAACGTACGGGGCGCGCCTGCTGTCGGGGTACGAGGAGCCGGCGGAGGTGGGCATGCGCGAGCGGATCGCGGAAGCGAGAAAAGAGGAAGCCGACCGGGCCGATCCGTGGAAGCAGCTGGACAAGATGCAGACGCTGCGACAGGAACGCAAGCGTGCCCGCGACGTCGAGAACGTACACGCGTCTGGTGAAGGGGAGCTAGACGGCGACCTTGCgcacgctgcaccgccgagCGCCGGCGATGATGGCCAGATGCCGCAGGAGGtagagctgcaggagcggccgccgcctcaaCAGGTGACGGTCGACACTGTGGACTCTACAGTGCAGGTGGCCGATGCGGAAGCGCTTCTGAAACTTCGCAAGGAGgaagcgcggcgacggtTAACTGCCTTGAAGGCTGCTCGGCaggccgcgcagcaggacGAGTGA